A region of Chloracidobacterium sp. DNA encodes the following proteins:
- a CDS encoding DUF4912 domain-containing protein, with translation MEKKAAKKSAAKKKIVESKEVLPRSPWTEHATSPVKKPVSKKPVLSEPVAVATEPTKAKKVSKKAVVAKPVSEPKAVAADPVKAKKVVSKPTATPPVLAKTKKSLKKVSKPAEVATEVLVAKKASKKTPKKPTLDVTEEIAAAEPKVELSPAFKALAEPKLPDPQRENRARLMMQTPTKLYFYWSVRENPYHLLRRAFGDDQGSYTLVLKLTEFNSGVEVIQRAEAEGNWWFDVEPNGKYEAEIGFYAPNRPYFRIIYSNTIETPRRSPSTRVASEMDWRVSASKFAEVLDVAGFSQDAFDVAMAGDDHEASENVTHTAFSHFIGNGDHDLRGIAAEDIRYAMMALASGLKIEELRLRVNATLFAILQANASNIAAVNAMNVLSEYFDIDEADFVEHQVGSAVYGASLVHFPRTLKTRHIMPKYAPLSSFSLRSQ, from the coding sequence ATGGAAAAGAAAGCAGCTAAAAAATCAGCGGCTAAAAAGAAAATTGTCGAGTCAAAAGAGGTCTTACCGCGTTCGCCGTGGACAGAGCATGCTACTTCGCCCGTTAAAAAACCTGTATCGAAGAAGCCGGTACTGTCAGAACCGGTTGCGGTAGCGACTGAGCCTACAAAAGCAAAGAAAGTATCAAAGAAGGCAGTGGTCGCAAAGCCTGTGTCAGAACCTAAAGCGGTAGCGGCTGATCCGGTTAAAGCGAAGAAGGTAGTGTCAAAACCGACGGCAACACCTCCTGTGTTGGCTAAAACAAAGAAATCATTGAAGAAAGTGTCAAAACCGGCAGAGGTAGCGACCGAGGTGTTAGTAGCGAAGAAAGCATCGAAAAAAACACCAAAGAAACCAACTCTCGACGTGACCGAAGAGATCGCGGCTGCCGAGCCGAAAGTCGAGCTTTCGCCTGCGTTCAAGGCACTTGCCGAGCCAAAACTGCCCGATCCGCAACGCGAAAATCGCGCTCGCCTAATGATGCAGACGCCGACGAAGCTCTATTTCTACTGGTCGGTTCGCGAGAATCCATACCATTTGCTCCGCCGTGCTTTTGGGGACGATCAGGGCAGCTACACGCTCGTCCTAAAACTCACTGAGTTTAACAGCGGCGTCGAGGTGATCCAACGTGCCGAGGCCGAAGGGAATTGGTGGTTCGATGTCGAGCCGAATGGCAAGTACGAGGCCGAGATTGGATTTTACGCTCCGAATCGCCCGTATTTTCGCATCATCTATTCAAACACGATCGAAACGCCCCGCCGAAGTCCAAGCACTCGTGTTGCGAGTGAGATGGACTGGCGCGTGTCTGCCAGCAAGTTTGCCGAAGTCTTGGATGTTGCGGGATTTTCGCAGGACGCTTTTGATGTAGCGATGGCCGGCGACGACCACGAAGCATCAGAGAATGTAACGCACACTGCTTTTTCGCATTTTATTGGTAATGGCGATCACGATCTGCGCGGCATTGCGGCGGAGGACATTCGATACGCGATGATGGCGTTGGCTTCAGGATTGAAGATCGAGGAACTGCGTTTAAGGGTCAACGCAACGCTTTTCGCGATATTGCAGGCAAACGCATCGAACATCGCAGCAGTCAATGCTATGAACGTTTTGAGCGAATATTTCGACATCGACGAAGCTGATTTTGTCGAGCATCAAGTCGGCTCGGCGGTTTACGGAGCGAGCCTCGTGCATTTTCCGCGAACATTAAAAACGCGCCACATCATGCCGAAATACGCGCCGCTTAGCTCATTTTCACTTCGCAGCCAGTAG
- the waaC gene encoding lipopolysaccharide heptosyltransferase I — protein sequence MRLLIVKLGSIGDIVHTLPSLAAIRREFPDAEISWVVEERSSEILKGNPLIDNLIEVDTRRLRRRRDIDKIVHEASRQLRGLRRFGFDIAIDFQGLLKSATIAKLSGAKRRWGFSRSGLREPMSRLLLTNTVQTQPQINVIQKNLALAAGALGFTIPNTALEFPIASTAENVTAAEAIIKKIGGEFAILNPGGGWVTKLWHAEKFGQLADRLWEDKGIRSVVTTGPNEDELAEKIAVNSRSGRVLFTQPSLKGFYELAKRARVYIGGDTGPTHIAVAARTPIVGLFGPTEWWRNGSPNPNDICVERNEIDCRVDCHRRTCSKWICMDSDVDAVFKAVNNRLNSE from the coding sequence GTGCGGCTCCTTATAGTAAAACTTGGCAGCATCGGCGACATTGTTCACACTTTGCCGTCGTTGGCTGCCATTCGCAGAGAATTTCCGGATGCGGAAATTTCGTGGGTCGTCGAGGAACGCTCGTCTGAAATATTAAAAGGCAATCCGCTCATAGACAACCTGATCGAGGTCGATACGCGAAGGCTGCGCCGTCGCCGCGACATAGATAAGATCGTTCACGAAGCAAGCCGTCAGCTTCGAGGGTTGCGAAGGTTTGGGTTTGATATTGCGATAGATTTTCAGGGACTTTTGAAATCGGCAACGATAGCAAAGCTGTCCGGAGCAAAGCGGCGCTGGGGGTTTTCGCGTTCTGGCCTGCGCGAACCTATGAGCCGCCTGTTGCTCACAAATACCGTACAAACGCAGCCGCAAATTAATGTTATCCAAAAAAATCTTGCTCTTGCCGCCGGAGCTTTGGGTTTTACGATCCCGAACACCGCTCTCGAATTTCCGATCGCATCAACCGCCGAAAATGTCACAGCGGCAGAGGCTATTATCAAAAAAATAGGCGGTGAATTTGCGATACTAAATCCCGGCGGCGGCTGGGTGACAAAACTCTGGCACGCCGAAAAGTTTGGACAGCTTGCGGACCGGCTTTGGGAAGACAAAGGGATCAGGTCTGTCGTTACGACAGGCCCGAATGAAGATGAATTGGCCGAAAAAATTGCTGTGAACAGCCGCTCAGGTAGAGTACTATTTACGCAGCCGAGCCTGAAAGGTTTTTATGAATTAGCAAAACGTGCCCGTGTTTACATCGGCGGAGACACTGGTCCGACGCACATCGCGGTGGCGGCCAGAACGCCGATCGTCGGACTTTTCGGTCCAACCGAATGGTGGCGAAACGGCAGCCCAAACCCCAACGACATCTGCGTCGAACGCAACGAAATTGATTGCCGCGTTGATTGCCATCGCCGCACGTGTTCAAAATGGATCTGTATGGATTCCGATGTGGATGCGGTTTTTAAGGCAGTAAATAATAGATTGAACAGTGAATAG
- a CDS encoding DUF1957 domain-containing protein, which translates to MPVGYFSLILHAHLPFVRHPEYPKFLEEDWLYEAITEVYLPLIFIFQSLHEAGVKPRLAMNVSPPLCEMLADELLQTRYTEHLENLLELANKELHRTKTESMDFQSVAKMYVDNLSASLDLWNNRYKRNLINAFRELQDEGVIEIITCCATHGFMPLISTIESRRAQVQIAVENYKKHFHRQPRGIWLAECAYEPGIEDLLKDAGIEYFISDTHAILYGDPRPRYGVHAPVVCPNGVAVFARDVETSQQVWSAEIGYPGNDVYREFYRDIGWDAPIDYLRPYLDEHANRKHLGLKYHRITGRDVPQQLKEPYIPALARDKAAENASHFISERIKQAYKLRETFEGHPPLVVSPYDAELYGHWWYEGPQFIDFFFKKLHFDQTEIQAITPGDFLDSGLPIQIQKPTASSWGEAGYYKVWLNEGNSWMYPYQHDAERKMTEYANKFGVLSLESEASGSTQDSRLKTQDSVRILNQMARELLLAQSSDWAFQIYQGTTVEYSSRRFQSHISRFDLLAKMLDTGDIDQDLLAEIENRDNIFPEIDFRVYLPKD; encoded by the coding sequence ATGCCTGTCGGTTACTTCAGCCTCATTCTCCACGCTCACCTGCCGTTCGTGCGGCATCCCGAATATCCGAAATTTCTCGAAGAAGACTGGCTCTACGAAGCGATCACCGAAGTCTATCTTCCGTTAATTTTTATTTTTCAAAGCCTGCACGAGGCCGGTGTGAAGCCGCGACTTGCGATGAACGTCTCGCCGCCGCTGTGCGAAATGCTCGCCGACGAACTGCTGCAAACGCGCTACACCGAGCACCTCGAAAACCTGCTCGAGCTTGCAAACAAAGAGCTGCATCGAACGAAAACAGAATCGATGGATTTTCAATCCGTCGCAAAGATGTACGTTGATAATTTGTCGGCGTCGCTCGATCTCTGGAACAATCGCTACAAACGAAATCTCATCAACGCATTCCGAGAGCTTCAGGACGAAGGGGTTATCGAGATAATTACGTGCTGCGCGACGCACGGTTTTATGCCGCTTATTTCGACGATCGAATCGAGACGTGCGCAGGTACAGATCGCGGTCGAGAATTACAAAAAGCATTTTCACCGGCAACCGCGCGGCATCTGGCTGGCAGAATGTGCGTACGAGCCGGGCATCGAAGATCTGTTGAAAGACGCGGGTATAGAGTATTTCATCTCGGATACACACGCGATACTTTACGGCGATCCGCGTCCGCGTTACGGTGTTCACGCACCGGTTGTTTGCCCGAATGGTGTCGCTGTTTTCGCACGCGATGTCGAAACAAGTCAACAGGTCTGGAGCGCCGAGATCGGCTATCCGGGCAACGATGTCTATCGAGAATTTTATCGCGACATCGGTTGGGACGCGCCGATCGATTATCTGCGGCCTTACCTAGACGAACACGCAAACCGCAAACACCTCGGCCTAAAATATCACCGCATCACCGGCCGAGATGTGCCGCAGCAGTTGAAGGAACCTTACATTCCCGCTCTCGCACGCGACAAGGCCGCCGAAAACGCATCGCACTTCATCAGTGAACGCATCAAGCAGGCGTACAAACTGCGCGAAACTTTCGAGGGTCATCCACCGCTTGTCGTCTCGCCATACGACGCAGAACTCTACGGCCACTGGTGGTACGAAGGGCCGCAGTTCATCGACTTTTTCTTTAAGAAGCTGCACTTCGATCAGACCGAGATTCAAGCGATCACGCCGGGAGATTTTCTCGATTCCGGCCTGCCGATCCAGATCCAAAAACCAACCGCCTCAAGCTGGGGCGAAGCCGGCTACTACAAAGTCTGGCTTAACGAAGGCAACTCCTGGATGTACCCATACCAACACGACGCCGAACGGAAAATGACCGAATACGCCAACAAGTTTGGAGTCTTAAGTCTGGAGTCTGAGGCAAGCGGTTCTACTCAAGACTCAAGACTCAAGACTCAAGACTCAGTCCGCATTTTGAACCAAATGGCTCGCGAACTCCTCCTCGCTCAATCCTCCGACTGGGCATTCCAGATCTACCAAGGCACAACCGTCGAATACTCCAGCCGCCGCTTCCAATCGCACATCTCCCGTTTCGACCTCCTCGCCAAAATGCTCGACACCGGTGACATCGACCAAGATCTTTTAGCCGAGATCGAAAACCGCGACAATATCTTTCCTGAGATCGATTTTCGCGTTTATCTTCCTAAAGATTGA
- a CDS encoding peptidase S41, whose protein sequence is MKRLFVSAVLVVFCACTFVFGQASAAGQMISSADLKSDLAILRRAYEQLHPGLYRYNTKAQMDASFADLERQFSRDMSLREAYVKISVFLAKVKCGHTYTNFYNQPKSIVEALFKGKNRVPFYFRWLDGQMIVTRSFDADTNIKPGTEIVSINGTQAKEILEKLMTIARADGSNDAKRVSYLEVGGNDRWEAFDIYFPMFFPPKALQMELVMRPIGSSKTVKALVMPLTDEERKAARLSDPEDPKNDKPAFTLERPDSSTAILRMPTWALYNSKWDWKKFVDETFDRLIDEKVANLVIDIRANEGGQDVGDAVISRIADHEIVLSKTRRLVRYQKVPTDLIPYLETWDRSFDDWGKSASEKAGDFYILRRYDDDERGSVIKPSGRRYMGRVFVLVGAVNSSATFQFAQTVKLNKLATLVGQPTGGNQRGINGGAFYFLNLPKSKIEVDLPLIGQFPIIEAPDTGIEPDIHVRPTATDIAAGRDTELATVKSMTQK, encoded by the coding sequence ATGAAAAGACTTTTTGTTTCGGCTGTCCTTGTTGTCTTCTGTGCATGCACTTTCGTATTTGGCCAAGCCTCAGCGGCGGGTCAAATGATCTCTTCGGCTGATCTCAAGTCTGACCTTGCAATATTGCGGCGGGCCTACGAGCAGCTTCATCCCGGCCTGTACCGCTACAATACAAAAGCACAAATGGATGCTAGTTTCGCCGATCTTGAACGCCAGTTTAGCCGCGATATGAGTTTGCGTGAAGCTTATGTGAAAATTTCCGTTTTTCTCGCGAAGGTAAAATGCGGCCACACATACACAAATTTTTATAACCAACCAAAATCAATTGTCGAGGCGCTTTTTAAAGGCAAAAATCGCGTCCCTTTCTATTTTCGCTGGCTCGACGGACAGATGATCGTTACTCGCAGTTTTGACGCCGATACAAATATAAAGCCGGGAACCGAAATAGTGTCTATCAACGGAACACAGGCGAAGGAGATACTTGAAAAACTAATGACTATTGCACGCGCGGACGGCTCGAACGACGCAAAGCGTGTTTCGTATCTAGAAGTCGGCGGCAATGATCGCTGGGAAGCATTCGACATTTATTTTCCGATGTTCTTTCCGCCTAAAGCTTTACAAATGGAACTCGTGATGAGGCCGATCGGCTCATCCAAAACAGTTAAGGCACTCGTCATGCCGCTGACCGACGAGGAGCGAAAGGCTGCAAGGCTGTCCGATCCTGAAGACCCCAAAAATGACAAACCCGCATTTACGCTCGAAAGGCCTGACAGTTCTACTGCGATTCTTCGAATGCCGACATGGGCCCTTTACAACAGCAAGTGGGATTGGAAAAAGTTTGTTGACGAGACATTCGATAGGCTGATCGATGAAAAAGTGGCGAATCTCGTTATCGACATCAGAGCGAACGAGGGCGGACAAGATGTTGGCGACGCCGTGATAAGCCGTATCGCCGACCATGAGATCGTGCTTAGCAAGACGCGACGGCTGGTTCGCTATCAGAAAGTTCCGACCGATCTAATTCCGTATCTGGAAACGTGGGACCGTTCGTTTGACGATTGGGGAAAGTCGGCAAGCGAAAAGGCAGGTGATTTTTACATCTTGCGGCGCTATGACGACGATGAGCGTGGTTCGGTGATCAAGCCGTCGGGACGGCGCTACATGGGCCGCGTTTTTGTTCTTGTCGGGGCAGTGAACAGCTCTGCGACCTTTCAGTTCGCGCAAACCGTAAAATTAAATAAGCTCGCAACACTCGTCGGCCAACCAACCGGCGGCAACCAACGCGGTATAAACGGCGGCGCTTTTTACTTTCTCAATCTGCCTAAATCAAAAATCGAAGTTGACCTCCCGCTCATCGGCCAATTCCCAATCATCGAGGCTCCGGACACCGGCATCGAACCCGACATCCATGTCCGCCCAACCGCCACAGACATCGCTGCCGGCCGAGACACGGAATTAGCAACGGTAAAGAGCATGACTCAAAAATAA
- a CDS encoding ATP-dependent Clp protease ATP-binding subunit: MKQEAAKKKENTDKGILLDPERKSPRAAEFEDKLTSWIVGQERAVRRMSGLFQIYLAGMNNPSRPIGTMLFLGPTGSGKTRVVEAASEVLFNEPHTVVKIDCAEFQHSHEIAKLIGSPPGYLGHRETSPMLTQENLDKSHTDDTKLTFVLFDEIEKASDSLWQLLLGILDKATLTLGDNRRVDFSRTIVIMTSNLGAREMSEMISGGIGFAPTKTDQAKEDNEIDTKIYRTALEAAKRKFSPEFMNRIDKVVVFRSLKEHHLRQILEIELRSVQDRITESAGTKFVFECTTEAKEFLLSEGIDLKYGARHLKRAVERFLVYPLSNLVATEQVETGDFVLVDFDSEKEQLMFTKQSGKMIIADVHDRDVEQEPLKSADAIGLPLPQAVAASERSKSKGENNDA; this comes from the coding sequence ATGAAACAGGAAGCGGCTAAGAAAAAAGAAAACACAGATAAGGGAATACTTCTCGATCCGGAACGAAAGAGTCCGCGGGCGGCGGAGTTTGAAGATAAGCTTACAAGCTGGATCGTCGGCCAGGAACGCGCGGTTCGCCGTATGAGCGGGCTTTTCCAGATTTATCTGGCCGGGATGAACAATCCTTCACGTCCTATAGGCACGATGCTCTTCCTCGGCCCGACAGGTTCAGGTAAGACGCGCGTAGTCGAAGCTGCGTCTGAGGTCCTTTTCAATGAACCTCACACTGTCGTTAAGATCGACTGTGCCGAGTTTCAGCATTCGCATGAGATCGCCAAACTGATCGGTTCGCCTCCAGGATACCTCGGCCATCGCGAAACATCGCCGATGTTGACGCAGGAAAATCTCGATAAATCGCACACTGATGACACAAAGCTGACGTTCGTGCTTTTTGACGAGATCGAAAAGGCATCAGATTCGCTGTGGCAGCTTCTGCTAGGCATTTTAGACAAAGCGACGCTTACGCTTGGCGACAATCGCCGCGTTGATTTCTCAAGGACGATCGTTATCATGACATCCAATTTGGGTGCTCGCGAGATGTCCGAAATGATCTCAGGCGGCATAGGCTTTGCTCCGACAAAGACCGATCAGGCAAAAGAAGATAACGAGATCGACACCAAGATCTATCGTACCGCTCTCGAAGCTGCGAAACGTAAATTCTCACCCGAATTTATGAACCGCATTGACAAGGTCGTCGTTTTCCGCAGCCTTAAGGAACACCATCTCCGCCAAATACTCGAGATCGAGCTGCGTTCGGTGCAGGATCGAATTACAGAGTCGGCAGGAACGAAATTTGTATTTGAATGTACTACAGAAGCAAAAGAATTTTTGCTTAGCGAAGGTATCGATCTAAAATACGGAGCACGTCATTTAAAACGAGCGGTCGAGCGTTTTCTGGTTTACCCGCTATCGAACCTTGTCGCTACGGAACAAGTGGAAACCGGCGATTTTGTTTTGGTAGATTTTGATTCCGAAAAAGAGCAGCTTATGTTTACCAAACAGTCCGGCAAGATGATAATTGCCGACGTTCACGATCGCGATGTTGAACAGGAACCGCTTAAGAGTGCTGACGCCATCGGATTGCCGCTGCCGCAAGCTGTAGCAGCGTCCGAACGCAGCAAATCAAAAGGCGAGAATAACGACGCATAA
- a CDS encoding isoprenylcysteine carboxylmethyltransferase family protein has translation MDKRTLQRIRIPLGFLFAVVFLIFAKPSMLSIAIGSGVALIGLAIRAWASGHIRKARVLAVTGPYAYTRNPLYFGTFFLGLGFTVASGVWWLAILFAGLFIGIYLPVMRVEVEDIRRIFGDDYDEYARNVPMFLPRFSPWKKSDEKFDFGLYLQYREYRAAVGALAAIGVLAAKTYFLG, from the coding sequence ATGGACAAGCGAACATTACAACGAATCCGCATACCGCTCGGCTTTCTGTTTGCCGTCGTATTTTTGATATTTGCAAAACCGTCGATGCTGAGCATTGCGATTGGCAGCGGCGTCGCTCTCATTGGACTTGCGATCAGAGCTTGGGCGAGCGGGCATATCAGAAAGGCTCGTGTGCTGGCAGTGACTGGACCTTATGCATATACGCGAAATCCACTGTATTTCGGCACATTTTTTCTTGGCCTTGGGTTTACGGTGGCGTCGGGCGTTTGGTGGTTGGCAATTTTGTTTGCTGGCCTGTTCATCGGCATCTATTTGCCCGTAATGCGCGTCGAAGTAGAAGATATTCGCCGTATTTTTGGCGACGATTATGACGAATATGCTCGAAACGTTCCGATGTTTTTACCTCGATTTTCACCATGGAAAAAATCGGACGAAAAATTTGATTTCGGGCTATACTTGCAATACAGAGAATATCGAGCGGCGGTCGGTGCGCTGGCAGCAATTGGAGTTCTTGCCGCAAAGACATATTTTCTCGGTTAG
- a CDS encoding DUF3108 domain-containing protein, translated as MIAAISLAAFGLGFAQPSATPAARMFDGETLKYEGKGSKYKLSMAVADLTFSAVATPNSNELVIKSEAVSKGSLLKLFRYSFLQQYQSTVDLDTFRILKTTKHDVQKERVRDSEAKFDYAAKRVSFVETDPKDAMRPPRRIASEIGDQLYDMISAIYGVRMLPLAVGKKFSFSVSDSGLVYKVPFAVTAREKQDTVFGKVWCFRVEPEIFGTDRLIERQGKMVIWMTDDARHTPVRAQIKTEWGRFDIKLKSSSVID; from the coding sequence ATGATCGCGGCCATTTCTCTGGCCGCATTTGGTTTGGGTTTTGCACAGCCTTCTGCCACGCCTGCGGCTAGGATGTTTGACGGCGAGACGCTCAAGTATGAAGGAAAGGGCAGCAAATATAAGCTCAGCATGGCCGTCGCCGACCTGACGTTTTCTGCCGTAGCGACGCCAAATTCCAACGAACTCGTGATCAAGTCAGAGGCGGTTTCAAAAGGTTCGCTGCTAAAGCTTTTTCGTTACAGCTTTCTTCAACAGTATCAATCGACCGTCGATCTCGACACTTTCCGAATATTAAAAACGACAAAGCACGACGTGCAAAAAGAGCGTGTTCGTGACAGCGAGGCAAAATTTGATTACGCTGCAAAGCGTGTGAGCTTCGTCGAAACTGATCCAAAAGATGCAATGCGTCCGCCGCGTCGGATCGCGTCCGAAATCGGCGATCAGTTATATGACATGATATCGGCGATCTATGGCGTTAGAATGCTGCCGCTTGCCGTCGGAAAAAAATTCTCATTTTCGGTTAGCGATTCCGGCCTTGTTTACAAAGTTCCGTTTGCGGTGACCGCTCGCGAAAAACAGGATACGGTGTTTGGAAAGGTCTGGTGTTTTCGCGTCGAACCTGAAATATTCGGAACGGACCGCCTGATCGAAAGGCAAGGGAAAATGGTGATCTGGATGACCGACGACGCCCGTCACACGCCCGTCCGCGCGCAGATCAAAACCGAATGGGGCAGGTTCGACATCAAGCTAAAATCTTCGTCGGTTATAGACTAG
- a CDS encoding inositol-3-phosphate synthase yields MTSKGVEIAPAEGKLGILLVGLGAVSTTLVAGVEAIKRGISEPVGSLTQMGTIRLGKRTDNRSPKIKDFVPLADINDIVFGAWDIFHDSAYDAAMNAGVLDKDLLNQVSEPLASLKPMAAVFEQNYVKRITGENVKTGKNKMDLAEQLIADIAKFKSDNNCSRLVMVWCASTEIYIEESAIHATLESFEKAMYDNDPFIAPSMIYAYAALKSGVPFANGAPNLTVDIPALTELADKTKMPICGKDFKTGQTLMKTILAPGFKSRMLGLDGWYSTNILGNRDGEVLDDPENFKSKEVSKLSVLEHIFQPEVYPELYGDFSHVVRINYYPPRGDNKEGWDNIDIFGWLGYKMQIKIDFLCRDSILAAPLALDLALFMDLAARAGMKGIQEWLSFYFKAPQTAPGLYPEHDLFIQLMKLKNTLRHMKGEELITHLGLEYYD; encoded by the coding sequence ATGACATCTAAGGGCGTGGAAATTGCTCCCGCAGAAGGGAAACTTGGTATTTTGTTGGTCGGGCTGGGTGCGGTGAGCACGACGTTGGTCGCTGGCGTGGAGGCCATCAAACGCGGCATTTCGGAGCCGGTCGGAAGCTTGACGCAAATGGGCACGATCCGTTTGGGCAAACGCACCGATAACAGATCGCCAAAGATCAAGGATTTTGTGCCGCTCGCCGATATTAACGACATCGTTTTTGGCGCGTGGGATATTTTTCACGACAGCGCCTATGACGCGGCGATGAATGCGGGCGTTCTGGACAAAGACCTGCTCAATCAGGTCTCCGAACCGCTTGCCTCGCTCAAGCCGATGGCCGCCGTTTTCGAACAGAATTACGTAAAACGCATAACCGGCGAAAACGTCAAGACCGGCAAGAATAAGATGGACTTGGCCGAGCAGTTGATCGCTGACATCGCCAAGTTTAAGTCGGACAACAATTGCTCGCGGCTCGTAATGGTCTGGTGCGCATCGACCGAGATCTACATCGAGGAATCGGCGATACACGCGACGCTTGAATCATTTGAAAAAGCGATGTATGACAACGACCCATTCATCGCGCCGTCAATGATCTATGCTTACGCCGCTCTCAAATCGGGTGTGCCTTTTGCGAACGGAGCTCCAAATCTGACGGTCGATATTCCGGCGTTGACAGAACTTGCCGACAAGACAAAAATGCCGATCTGCGGCAAGGATTTCAAGACCGGCCAGACGCTGATGAAGACGATCCTTGCTCCCGGTTTCAAATCACGAATGCTCGGCCTCGACGGCTGGTACTCGACAAACATTCTGGGCAACCGCGACGGCGAAGTTCTTGACGACCCCGAGAATTTCAAGTCGAAAGAAGTTTCCAAACTCTCGGTGCTCGAACATATTTTCCAGCCCGAAGTTTACCCTGAACTCTACGGAGATTTTTCGCACGTCGTTCGCATCAACTACTATCCGCCGCGCGGCGACAACAAAGAGGGTTGGGACAACATCGATATCTTTGGCTGGCTCGGCTACAAGATGCAGATCAAGATCGACTTCCTCTGCCGCGATTCGATCCTGGCCGCACCGCTGGCGCTCGACCTCGCGTTATTTATGGATCTCGCTGCGCGTGCGGGTATGAAGGGCATTCAGGAATGGCTTTCGTTCTATTTCAAAGCTCCGCAAACTGCTCCTGGCCTTTACCCAGAGCACGATCTGTTTATTCAGTTGATGAAACTAAAGAACACCTTGCGGCATATGAAAGGCGAGGAATTGATCACGCATCTCGGCCTCGAATATTACGATTAA